Proteins from a single region of Synergistaceae bacterium:
- a CDS encoding phosphatase PAP2 family protein yields the protein MDIDIEYLLWLQNFRESTDNILTPFFNLITTIAAAGLIVIPIFIYWCINKRSGLYILVSIGISRFINSILKLTFCVYRPWIRDSRIIPDKVAIKDASGYSFPSGHVMDSTPIYGGLAVLCRKKAAFISWLCALMIILTALSRNYLGVHTPQDVLVGVLMALFSLWLTSKIFAYIYSHPEKENIFMITGLIICVIVLLYAELKSYPMDYDSKGKLIVNYDSMIKSSLPSIGEVAGLILGRYLDRKYINFQHTGFNFKGVFFALMGITIYYLIFIEFRHALFNFNHATRLARGLLSMMYITALWPAVIKFFVKVERA from the coding sequence ATGGACATTGACATTGAATATTTATTATGGCTGCAAAATTTTCGAGAGAGCACGGACAATATTTTAACGCCGTTCTTTAACTTGATTACGACTATAGCAGCGGCCGGGCTTATTGTTATACCGATTTTTATTTACTGGTGCATTAATAAGAGAAGCGGACTTTATATACTTGTCTCAATAGGAATAAGCAGATTTATTAATTCGATCCTGAAATTAACTTTCTGTGTATATCGTCCATGGATTAGAGATTCAAGAATTATCCCGGATAAAGTTGCTATAAAAGATGCTAGCGGCTATTCATTTCCGAGCGGGCATGTTATGGACTCGACTCCGATTTACGGGGGACTCGCTGTTTTGTGCAGAAAGAAGGCGGCTTTTATTTCGTGGCTGTGTGCTTTAATGATTATATTGACGGCACTGTCAAGAAATTATTTAGGCGTTCACACTCCGCAGGATGTATTAGTAGGTGTATTAATGGCGTTATTCTCGTTATGGCTGACAAGTAAAATTTTTGCTTATATATATTCTCATCCTGAAAAGGAAAATATTTTCATGATTACGGGCTTGATTATTTGCGTTATAGTGCTGCTTTATGCCGAGTTAAAATCTTATCCGATGGACTATGACTCTAAAGGAAAGTTAATAGTTAATTATGACAGCATGATAAAATCTTCATTGCCTAGTATAGGAGAAGTAGCCGGCTTGATATTAGGTCGTTATCTTGACAGAAAATATATAAACTTTCAGCACACGGGATTTAATTTCAAGGGAGTTTTTTTCGCGCTCATGGGAATAACAATTTATTATTTGATATTTATAGAGTTCAGGCACGCATTATTTAACTTTAATCATGCTACGAGGCTTGCAAGGGGACTCTTAAGTATGATGTATATTACTGCATTATGGCCGGCAGTGATAAAATTTTTCGTGAAAGTTGAGAGGGCTTAA
- a CDS encoding phosphatase PAP2 family protein — translation MDIDFLLWLQSIRTEYLTSLALFISDLIPYMKFPAIFIYWCINKKKGLFVLVSFGLSYFINGLLKGIFCVYRPFIKDSRVIPLDKEGGYSFPSGHVMLVTPLLGGYAVLCRKKTQIISWIMGLLIILMILSRLYIGVHTPQDVITGVLLSLLTLYITAKIFAFIERRPESEKFFLLTGIIICIAAFVYLYFKSYPVDYDSAGKILVKPDSARASTIGNIGNLAGILIGFYIDKKFIKFSYKSVNFRGVLLAVIGIAFYYYFASSYIEDALKILCSSTYRKFMRYFIESIFIVVIWPAVIKLFTRK, via the coding sequence ATGGATATAGATTTTCTTTTATGGCTGCAAAGTATAAGGACTGAATACTTGACATCGCTTGCGTTATTTATCTCGGACTTAATTCCTTATATGAAATTTCCTGCGATATTTATTTACTGGTGCATTAACAAGAAAAAAGGTTTATTTGTGCTTGTGTCGTTCGGATTGAGCTATTTTATTAACGGCTTGCTTAAGGGAATATTTTGCGTATATAGGCCGTTCATAAAAGATTCTCGTGTGATTCCATTAGATAAAGAAGGCGGCTACTCATTTCCGAGCGGTCATGTAATGTTAGTGACTCCTCTTTTAGGGGGCTATGCTGTTCTATGCAGGAAGAAGACGCAAATAATTTCGTGGATTATGGGATTGTTAATTATTCTCATGATATTATCGCGGCTTTATATAGGAGTTCACACTCCGCAAGATGTAATAACTGGTGTATTATTGAGCTTATTGACGTTATATATTACTGCAAAAATTTTCGCTTTTATCGAACGCAGGCCGGAGTCTGAAAAATTTTTCTTATTGACCGGAATAATAATATGTATAGCTGCATTTGTATATTTATATTTCAAGTCTTATCCTGTAGATTATGACTCAGCCGGTAAAATTTTAGTCAAACCTGACAGCGCAAGAGCCTCAACTATAGGCAACATAGGAAATTTAGCGGGGATTCTTATAGGATTCTATATCGACAAAAAATTTATCAAGTTCTCGTATAAAAGTGTAAATTTTCGAGGAGTCTTGCTGGCAGTAATAGGAATCGCGTTTTATTATTATTTTGCGAGTTCATATATTGAAGACGCACTAAAAATTTTATGTTCGTCAACTTACCGCAAATTCATGAGATATTTTATTGAGAGTATATTTATAGTTGTGATATGGCCTGCAGTGATTAAATTATTCACGAGAAAATAA
- a CDS encoding alpha/beta hydrolase translates to MIKILAALAIISCFAAGSFAEDSIKDFTEDTRVFKIDSSIQVKKAHFHNRYGIDLTGDLYLPANFDAGKKYPGIAVCGPFGAVKEQVSGLYAQEMAKAGYVALAFDPSFTGESGGVARYVSSPEINTEDYSAAIDFLSVQKFIDPSKIGIIGVCGWGGIALNAAAADTRIKAAVASTMYDMSRVSANGYFDSANTEEARYNAKKAMNEQRIKDYESGSYKRAGGVIDPLPEDAPQFVKDYYAYYKTPRGYHKRSLNSNEGWNVTAGLAMINMPMLAWVEEIRSPVLLVYGEKAHSKYFSEDVFKRLKGDNKKIIIIPDASHIDLYDNLEKIPFSEIISFMDNYVK, encoded by the coding sequence ATGATAAAAATTTTAGCGGCACTTGCAATTATTTCGTGTTTTGCTGCGGGTTCATTTGCGGAGGACTCTATTAAGGACTTCACGGAAGACACAAGAGTGTTCAAGATTGACTCAAGCATTCAAGTAAAGAAAGCACATTTTCATAATCGTTATGGAATAGATTTAACAGGAGATTTATATTTACCTGCAAATTTTGACGCGGGCAAAAAATATCCCGGTATTGCAGTCTGCGGGCCGTTCGGTGCAGTTAAAGAACAAGTCTCAGGACTCTATGCTCAAGAAATGGCTAAGGCTGGATATGTTGCGCTTGCTTTTGACCCTTCATTTACAGGAGAAAGCGGAGGAGTCGCCCGTTATGTGTCATCACCTGAAATTAACACAGAAGATTACTCGGCAGCGATTGATTTTCTCTCAGTGCAAAAATTTATAGATCCGTCAAAAATTGGAATCATAGGCGTCTGCGGATGGGGCGGAATTGCTTTAAATGCTGCGGCTGCTGATACGAGAATAAAAGCTGCAGTTGCATCAACTATGTATGACATGTCTAGAGTCAGCGCGAACGGATATTTTGACAGTGCCAACACAGAAGAAGCCCGTTATAACGCAAAAAAGGCCATGAACGAGCAGAGAATCAAAGACTACGAGTCAGGCAGTTACAAGCGGGCCGGTGGAGTTATTGACCCGTTACCTGAAGACGCGCCGCAGTTCGTTAAAGATTATTACGCATATTACAAGACTCCGAGGGGCTATCACAAGAGATCATTAAATTCTAATGAGGGCTGGAATGTTACGGCAGGACTCGCAATGATAAATATGCCGATGTTAGCATGGGTTGAAGAGATTCGCTCGCCTGTTTTGCTGGTATACGGAGAAAAAGCGCACTCAAAATATTTCAGTGAAGACGTTTTCAAGAGACTCAAGGGCGATAACAAGAAAATTATAATAATTCCTGACGCTTCACACATTGATTTATATGACAATCTCGAAAAAATCCCATTCAGCGAGATTATTTCTTTCATGGATAATTACGTGAAATAA
- a CDS encoding aldo/keto reductase has protein sequence MNMKILYYSNNFIAGNNGRENALKNFRVYLSVIAVIIMLVSQASAMEYRNLNDGRKIPVLGLGTWTLNNSQAADLVYIAIKSGYRLIDTARYYGNESGVGQGVRRAIRDGIIRRDEIFITSKIIPGINNYDSAINESNKNLGLEYIDLMLIHQPGYNDENLYKALERGVNAGIIKSIGISNYYTPAEFERIAKISSIIPAIVQNENHIFYQNSDLQKYLTRYGTIIESWYPFGGRGSAREILNNPAIKKIAASHKKTSAQIILRWQIQAGYIVIPGSSNPEHIRENINVFDFELTPCEMNIIKNLNRNKRFENW, from the coding sequence GTGAACATGAAAATATTATATTACTCAAATAACTTTATCGCGGGCAATAACGGGCGGGAGAATGCACTAAAAAATTTTCGCGTATATTTAAGTGTTATAGCTGTAATTATAATGCTCGTGAGTCAGGCTTCAGCAATGGAATATAGAAATCTTAATGACGGCCGTAAAATTCCCGTGTTAGGCTTGGGAACGTGGACTCTGAATAATTCACAGGCTGCTGATTTAGTATATATTGCTATAAAGTCAGGTTATAGATTAATAGATACAGCTAGATATTACGGCAATGAATCCGGAGTCGGTCAGGGAGTCAGGCGTGCTATACGTGATGGCATAATCAGGCGCGACGAAATTTTTATAACGAGTAAAATAATTCCCGGAATAAATAATTACGACTCAGCAATAAACGAGTCAAATAAAAATTTAGGACTTGAATATATTGACTTAATGTTAATACATCAGCCCGGTTATAATGACGAAAATTTATATAAGGCTCTTGAACGCGGAGTAAATGCAGGCATAATTAAATCTATAGGCATATCAAATTATTACACTCCGGCGGAATTTGAGAGAATCGCAAAAATTTCGTCAATCATTCCCGCAATAGTTCAGAACGAGAATCACATTTTTTATCAGAATTCAGATTTGCAGAAATATTTGACTCGCTACGGGACTATTATAGAGTCGTGGTATCCATTCGGCGGACGAGGCAGCGCAAGAGAGATTCTCAACAATCCGGCCATAAAGAAAATAGCAGCCTCACACAAGAAAACTAGCGCGCAGATTATATTACGCTGGCAGATTCAGGCGGGTTATATAGTCATTCCTGGATCAAGTAATCCCGAACATATCCGCGAAAATATTAACGTGTTTGATTTCGAGTTGACTCCCTGCGAAATGAATATAATAAAAAATTTGAATCGCAATAAGAGATTTGAGAACTGGTAA
- a CDS encoding class I SAM-dependent methyltransferase, with amino-acid sequence MVISRDFTKIINYILDNLLPPILRDCYWLMYPIYRVACGRDAAKLLQYKDKFPYLDEKGYNEYYELAAKTLISQRPTDLNNATLNFILNNIESGENVLDVGCGRGYLAKEIAKISNNTENIIGLDIEKPLDTEGYKFVQGSITKIPFPDKSFDKVTCSHVLEHVVDFAACFSELVRVAKKKLIIVLPRQREYRYLADLHVRFFPYEYNIRTLLPTQFRDSKIQLIGGDWGVIIDLA; translated from the coding sequence ATGGTAATAAGCAGGGATTTCACAAAGATAATAAATTATATATTAGATAATTTGTTGCCGCCGATTCTTAGAGATTGTTACTGGTTAATGTATCCGATTTATCGTGTAGCTTGCGGACGAGATGCGGCAAAGTTGCTGCAATATAAAGATAAATTCCCGTACCTTGATGAAAAAGGTTATAACGAATATTATGAACTTGCAGCAAAGACTCTTATATCACAAAGGCCGACAGATTTAAATAATGCTACTTTAAATTTTATCCTGAATAATATAGAGTCCGGAGAAAATGTCCTAGATGTGGGCTGCGGAAGAGGTTATTTAGCTAAGGAAATCGCTAAAATCAGTAATAATACAGAAAATATTATCGGGTTGGACATTGAGAAGCCGCTTGATACAGAAGGCTATAAATTTGTGCAAGGGTCTATTACAAAAATTCCTTTCCCTGATAAATCTTTCGATAAAGTTACTTGTTCGCATGTACTTGAACACGTTGTAGATTTTGCGGCCTGTTTCTCGGAATTAGTACGAGTAGCAAAGAAAAAATTAATTATTGTCCTTCCTCGTCAGCGTGAATATAGATATCTTGCTGATTTACACGTTCGTTTTTTCCCATATGAATATAATATAAGAACACTTTTGCCGACTCAATTTAGGGACTCAAAAATTCAACTTATCGGCGGAGACTGGGGAGTAATTATTGATTTAGCGTAA